One Nicotiana tabacum cultivar K326 chromosome 23, ASM71507v2, whole genome shotgun sequence genomic window, TGACCCAGTCTGTGTTTAACTTATTTCATTTTTCATCTGGCACTTGATAAATCAAGTTTTGACATAGAACACGTAAAATAGCATATGGCTATCCTATCCAAAGCACTTTCGCGTGGTTGGCAGACATCAAATACAAAGAAGAAAATTACGCGAAAAGCATCTTTTAGCTAAAAGCAGAACAATAAAATCCAAAAGATGCATAAACAGAGTACTCACTCTCAATTGAAGCAAAACGGATGCAAAAAGTCTCCTCTTTTAATTCCCCATCAGCAAAATCAGCAGCATGCCACACGCAAGACTTCTCATTTCCAGCATGTTCTTGAATCGACATAGTAGGAAGGACTACACAAACGATTATCAAACAACACTTCAGaataaatacaatcacaaacacataatagaaaaataaaacaaaacgaGAAAGAAAGATTCTGACCCAAGTGGTTGGCGCAGATTTTCAGTGTCTTGGATTGTCTCATGACAAGCCTAACCTTTGCAGTTTCCTTGTGCTTGAGAAGCTTCACAGTCCCAGCACCTCTCTCTTTCCATGCATTCCCTTCCTTATCAAATCTGTATAACTTTGATTTCCTACAATACCCACAACCAATCATCATTCTCTCTTTTTGCTTCGCAAAAGGGATAGTTCACCAAATTTTTATGTATAACTCCATCCCTCCCTAAGAATGGGGTTTGGCAAGAATAAACTCAATTCACTTTCCTTGAACTTTTGGAATAAGATTACATACATAAAAATGACATAAAAGGTAGTAATATAATTATGCAttatacttaaaaatattttttagtcaTGTGGTGGCATGCTTCAACTATTCCACCCGATATTTGCTAACACTCAGCAACATAGGTACGAGATAACTCtacaaaaagtttttttttatacttaaaacaattttaaaaaatatttgaaatcacAATCAAATGAAAGAGTCTAAATGGAGCAACATGATTAGAGATCATCCATATAGCCAACCCCAACTAGATTGGTTATTGAGACACAGTAATATTTTATGCAATCTCGAAGAGCTTAAAGTTTATTTTTggggaaaaaataataaacaaatctATACTCTTTAAGTGGGGAGATCAGTGAAATAAAAGATTAGGGGGATACTAACAGATCAAGAAGAACGTCTTCATTTTCTTCACCAGTGGAGACAGTAACTTCTTGCAGCTTCACAATTGGAGCAACTTGAGCACCAGTGTCTTCATCATCTGCAGTAGCACTTGGgttttcttcttctacttctttctTCTCCAATTTAGGCTCTGCACTGCTTGCCATTACTCGATATGATTTTGTTTTTtgcttctgtgtgtgtgtgtgtgcgcctTAGAACTTTTTTGCTGCGGAGAGATACGGCGGGGTGAATGGAATggtagggtttgaagaagaatggaGGAGATCGTAGGGTTTTTGATTGAAGAGAAGTTGCCTTTTTTTTTGGTTGCTTTTTTGCTTTTTTGTGGTGGAAATTGTATTGGTAGTCCTCTAGGTTCAATTAAACTACAGATTTGGCCCCTTTTCAACCTTCATTTGTTTCTTTTAAGAAATTTCTTTTTGTATAATTTACAACAACAAGTAAGGTTTGGGATGATAATGTGTAGCGACCTTACCCGTCTTACGaagtagagaggttattttcgaAGAATTATTCTTGTGTAATTTAAGTATTTCGTTTTCTTGCCTTTACAAATTACATACCAAATCGTTTAAGAAATCATCTCTTAATTCTTTTAGATCTATATTTATTGTTTCGATTAACGGAGATCAAAAGCATTAATGGACTGTGTTTGGCGAGAAATTATTATTTGAGAATATTAAAGATATTGAGTGACCCGGTCAAAACATGTTTTCAGTCgaaaattaaatttataaattaagAAATAACCAGCAAAATACATACTCAACTTGTGAtataagggaaaatattttcccgaaGAATAGATAATTTCCTTACTTAGTTTTTGATATTTTGTTAGTAAGCAAAAAACATtatccaaaaaatatttatatagaaTTTAGGAAAATACTAGGGAAAAAAGGATAGGTGGGTGTGTGGTGGGGTTTGTAGGTCGAGGTCGTTGTTGGGGCATGGGGTGAGCATAGGAGTAATATAAGGAATTGGTGGGTTATGACGAGGGGGTGGGTAGGTGCGACGGGGATGAGGGAGTTGGTGGATATAGGGGGGTGCGATGGGGCCATGGAGGGGGCCAGGGCGCGAGGACTGGGGCTGAGTCGGAGTCTGTGTGGATCATAATATGGGTTAGAAGTGTTGTTTTCCCCCTCTTGAATTAAAGGATATGAATATCATTTTCctcataattgaaaaaaaaaatgagttcatacaaaaaagaaaaattcaaatatCTAAGCTAACAATACatagaaaaattaaaagacaTTTTATGGGAAAagttttccttcgtaccaaacacaccttcAATCAATTTATTTTAACGGGAATATGGGAGACAATTATTTTTGTGAAATTGAGTAAAGTTATTGTCCTCGTGGAAAAATACTTGTCACAAGAAAACGCTAGTTTGTAAACTTTTGCAATTCAATCCATTTCATATTGTCGGCATTTTCCCAAGTTCTTATATGGATGGATGACACATgtcctttttttttatattaatggTTTACATTTAATTTGCAAAAGTTGAGTCTTAATCATGGTTAGAGTAATATAGTCTATTTTCATTTGCTCCCAATAATTTTGGAAATCCTACAATTCTAACAAAACAAAAAGggctttaattatattttcagaATGTATAAGTGATCAAATTATTCTCAGCTGCCATTTTCCCGTTCGTTActaagtttttctcttttttatttttattttatattacaaCTTGCTTTTTTCAAATAGTCAAgactttttttaagaaaaaattcTTCAAAGAAAAGTAAATCCCCATTCGACTTTCAGTCGTGAAAGAAGTATATCTCAGTGTTGCAACAGACATATACATGAAAAACAAGACACAATCGTAcatgtaataaataaataaataaataaataaatataaaattatttgttGATAAATGTACAACTTGTGAATATCTTCTTTATCCTTTTTAATTCATTGATTTTTGAAGTGACCGGTGAAGGGCTGGCAATGGAAACAGGGAAGAAGCtagctgaaaattttaaaaattatcttGAGAAATTGATTGCCTTAAAATTGGAGCGCTATGGTATATAATTCCCCGAAATTATTGAATTACTGATGTAAGTGATCTTAAAATGCTCTTTATCTCATTCTTAAACTGATATTACATACGAGTCTTTGCAAGAACCTAGCATGAATAGTCAATTTATTTTCAGCAATAACGAAACTTCATTGTCTAAATTTTTATTCATTGTTGTTTCCTTTTCTAGTAGTCAATTTTAGGGTGTTTCCTTTTTTGGTTGAATTTTGCTCTAACAATGATCTCTCAAAAACGTATTATCCATGGTAAGAATCTGTATAATTGTATGTGCTGCATGATTTTTGGTGCtatttttggagtaattttgggCACCATTGATATAGTTTGTaggagaaaatataaaaaatttgaaaattatatatttaatattATCTATTATTTCAATCATGGTTAAGACTCTTCTTTTGTAAATTAAATCTAAAccattaatataaaaaaaaaaggaatatgtGTCATCCATCCAAGCAGGAACTTGGGAAAACGGAGACAATAGGAAATGAATTGGAGAGGAGTTGAATTCGCCAATGATAGCCCACGatagaagaaattcaaagagaatCCAAATTATCAAAGTAGCCCTTGCAATCTTTACTTTAACAAAGCGCATATTACAGttatagcttgtttggatggttgttataagtcgtttcataatgtatcgtattgtattgtattatattatattgtattgtattatactGTATCGTTTTGattaatacaatgtttggatagattgtatcgtttgttattgtttcatgatatcacgcaccaacaatatgaaaaataaacttgcaatattatagagaaaaattatgatacagtttaaatttattatataaaaaggtagaataaataataaaataaaattatttaattactatgcaaccacaccaaatcggtcgttacgtAATGAAGGATTTAACGatatgatacaataaaatttaagtaacaaccaaaacaaacatcgtatttaaagtaacaaggGCAAAGTTCCAAATATGCCCTTGTAttatacgaaattgagcacatttgcccttcgttaatactttagctcaaatatgcccttacAGTCACATAGTTGGTCtatatatgcccttagagttacacagttggcccatatatgcccttttcgaaatggaattcacccaaactaattagctctttcgttaattgtattaaagtgtattacaaacactacttcctttttattagtacttttttttctttacctttctcttttctttcttcttttttattttcttctttttttcccctttttctccCCTTATCCGATTTTCTCCATTATAAATGTCTTCTtcattttcgtcaccaatttcacttgacaaaactcatgaattccaattactaagaaaattctcctaTAAGGTAATCAAGTTCCAATTACTACTCTATTTGTCCgtactagatggggctttcggttgtgtcttgggacaacacgatgagacggGGAGAAAAGAGCATGAtatatactatctgagtaagaagttcacaccctacgaggcacgatattctttgctggaacgcacctgctgtgccctgacatggatagctcaaaagttgaggcactacttctgtgcctataccacgtatctcatatcaaggatggattcTCTGAAATAcattttccagaaacccatgcctaccgGGAAGCTAGCAAAATGACAGATactattgagtgaatttgacatcgtctacgtaactcagaaggcagtcaagggacatgcattagcagatcatctggcagaaaatcttgtaggaggagaatacaaacagttgaaaacgtattttcccgatgaagagatATTATTTGTAGGAGAAGAGATCACTGAAACctacgacggttggagaatgttcttcgatggggctgtaaatttcaaaggagtgggtatcagATCTGTTTTGGTATAAGAGACAGGTCAACATTACCCGATATCCGTAAAACTCAGATtttcgtgcaccaacaatatggcagaatatgaagcttgcatcttggggctcaatttggccattgacatgaacattcaggaattgctgGTTATTGGTGATTCAGACcttttggtacatcag contains:
- the LOC107809165 gene encoding ran-binding protein 1 homolog c-like, whose protein sequence is MASSAEPKLEKKEVEEENPSATADDEDTGAQVAPIVKLQEVTVSTGEENEDVLLDLKSKLYRFDKEGNAWKERGAGTVKLLKHKETAKVRLVMRQSKTLKICANHLVLPTMSIQEHAGNEKSCVWHAADFADGELKEETFCIRFASIENCKSFKEKVEEIAESQQTKSEESEGAAAAATELIEKLSVESKDKENKAEDKEAPAPTEEKEDKNEENAVEKN